The Halomonas sp. THAF5a genome segment CCAGCACCTCGCGCCCGCCGTGCAGGTCGCCCAGGGCCAGGAACATCGCCGCCAGCCCCGGGTCCCGCACGCTCTCCTCGACCCGTGCCGCGAGCTCGCCCGGCGACTTCAGCGCCAGGGCATCGAACAGCGCCCGCTCCTGGTCGGCATCGAGGCCGGCGGCCTCGACCAGGCTGCGATAGATGCCGATGTGACCCAGCGCCAGGTGGATCTCCGTGGCGCCGGCCGTCTCGAGGCTGGCCAGCGCCAGGCGCAGGATCTCCAGGTCGGCCTCGAGGCCGGCATGACCGAAAAGTTCCACGCCGACCTGCACCGGGCTGCGGCCGCCCTGGTACTGGTCGGCCTTGGCCCGCAGCACATTGGTGCAGTAGCAGAGCCGCACCGGCCCCTGGCGACGCAGGGAGTGGGCGTCCATGCGCGCGACCTGGGGCGTGACGTCGGCGCTGACGCCCATCAGGCGGCCGGTCATCTGATCGGTGAGCTTGAAGGTCTGCAGATCGAGGTCGGTCCCGGTGCCGGTCAGCAGGGAGTCCAGGAACTCCACCGGGGGGGGCATCACCTGATCGTAGCCCCAGCGGTGATAGAGGTCGAGCAGCGCGCGGCGCAGCTCCTCCATGCGACTGGCCTGGGGCGGCAGTACCTCGTCCATGCCGTCGGGGAGCAGCCAGCGGTCAGCGATGGTCATGTCGTTCATCCTGCTAGACGATGGTGGGCCTTGGGCGATTCCCGGGTCGCGCGAGGCGGATCGGCGAGCGGGGCGCCGGGGAGAGGCCACAAAAAAACCGGGCCACGCCCGGTTGAAGGATTCTATCACGTTTGCCGGCCGGATGAACCCCGACCGGCGGGCGGCGCACCGCCCGCCGAGCGGCTCACCGGTCCGTGGCGGCCGGACTCTTGAGGTACTGGAAGAAGTCGCTGGAGGGGTCCAGCACCAGCATGTTGCCATCGCCCTCGAAGCTCTGGCGGTAGGCGTCGAGGCTGCGCCAGAAGCTGAAGAACTCCTCGTCCTGGCCGTAGGCCTCGGAGAAGATGGCCGCGGCCTCGGCATCGCCCTCACCGCGCAGCGTCTCGGAACGCGCCCGAGCCTGGGCCAGCAGCACCTGGCGGCGGCGATCGGCGTTGGCGCGGATGCGCTCCGACTCCTCCTGACCCTGGGCGCGCCACTCGCGGGCCTCCCGCTCGCGCTCGGAGCGCATGCGGTCGTAGACCGCCGAGGAAACGTCTTCCGGCAGGTCGATGCGCTTGACGCGGATATCGAGGATCGCCACGCCGAGCTCGTCGCGCATCAGCGAGTTGAGCTCCTCGGTGGGCCCGGTCATCAGCTCGTCGCGCTGCTCGGAGATGATCTGCGAGAGGTTCAGACGGCCGAACTCGTTACGCAGGCTCTCGTCGACCCGCGGCTGGATCAGGCGCACGGCCTGCAGCTCGTCCCCGGCGGTCGCCTCGTAGTAGCGGGTGGGGTTGACCACCTGCCACTTGACGTAGGAGTCCACGATCACCGCCTTCTGCTCGAGGGTCAGGTAGCGGCTGGCATCGGTGTCCAGGGTCAGCACCCGCGTGTCGAACTTGCGAATGGTCTGGGTGATCGGGATCTTGACGTGCAGCCCGGGCTGGATGTCCTCCTCGATGATCTCGCCGAAGCGCAGCTTCACCGCGCGCTCGGTCTCGTCCACCACGTAGAGGCTGTTGCTGGCCAGCCAGGCGATGGCGGCCAGGCCGCCCACCACGAGCAGGGATCGATTGTTGATCATCATTAACGCCCCTCCCTGCGAATGCCGTTGCTGTTGCTGCTGTTACTGCTGTTGCTGCTCGACGACTGGCTGGCGCCGAGACGCTCGAGGACCCGCGGGTCCAGGCCGTCATCGCTGCCCTGGGCGCTGGCACCGGCGCTGCCGGCCCCGGAGAGGCGCTCGAGGGGCATCACCATCAGCGGGCTGTTCTCGGCCACGTCGACCATCACCTTGCTGGTCTCGCCATACACCTCGGACAGGGCGTCGAGGTAGAGACGCTCGCGCATGATCTCGGGGGCGTCGCGGTACTCGCCCAGGATGGCGTTGAAGCGGTTGGCCTGGCCCTCGGCCTCGGCGACCACCGACTCGCGATAGCCCTGCCCCTGCTCGACCAGGCGCTGGGCCTGACCCTGGGCCGCCGGGATCACGGCGTTGGCGTAGGCCAGCGCCTGGTTGATGGTGCGCTGGCGGTCCTCGCGGGCGCGGATGACGTCATCGAAGGCGTCCTGCACCGCATCGGGCGGCGAGGTGGACTCCACGTTGAGGGTCTGCAGCAGGATGCCGGTGCCGTAGTTGTCCAGGTAGGACTGCAGGCGGCTGGCCACGGAGCTGCCGAGGATCTCACGCCCGGAGGTCAGGATATCGATCATGTCGGTTCCGCCGACCACGTGGCGCAGCGCGCTGTCCAGGGCGTTCTCCAGCGACAGCTCCGGATTGCGCACGTTGAGCACGTAGCCGCGGGGATCGGCGACCTGATACTGGGCCGAGATCTCGACCGAGACGATGTTCTCGTCCTGGGTCAGCATGGACTGGGTCTGGCTCACCGAGCGCACCCGGGTCACGTTGACCATGCGCACGTCATCGATCAGCGGCGGGTTCCACTGCAGGCCCGGGGTGACCACTTCCTGGAACTTGCCGAAGCGCAGTACCACGCCGCGCTCGGACTGGTCGACCAGGTAGAAGCCCGAGGCCGCCCAGACGGCAAGGGCCACCACGATCAGCAGGCCCGGCAGGGTGAAGGCGTTGCGCGGCTTGCCGCCACCGCCCTTGCCTCCGGTCCCGCCGCGCTTGCCACCGCGGCCGCCCAGCATGCCGTTGAGCTTGTCCTGAAACTTCTTCAGGGCCTCGTCGAGGTCGGGCGGTCCCTGGTTGCCGCCGCCCTTGCCGCCGCCGTTTCCACCACGACCGCCACCGCTCCAGGGGTCGTGCTGGTTGCCACCACCAGGCTCATTCCAGGCCATTCGTCGTCTCCACTCTGCGTTGCGTCCCGTCGATATGACACTGGCGACGGGCGTCCGTTGCGATCCTTGGGGTACCGCCCGGCCGTACCCGGCGTCCCTGTTGTGATGTTGTGGTCGCGGCGAGGCGTCCCGCCCCGCTCGACGTGTTCCTCTACGCCTCCCAGACCGGCTTCTCCTGCAGGGTCGCCGGCAGGTAGTCGTCGGCGCGCTCACCCAGGCGCGCCATCAGCTGCAGGAAGTCGCGCCGCGGCAGGCGCACCGCCAGCAGGCTGTGGCCCGCCTCGTCGAAGCGCTCCTCGCGCACCGCGTTCAGCTCGTGCAGGCCGGCACGCAGCTTGCCCTGGGCGGGCGCCAGGGCCAGCTCGAAGTCGATGATGTCATCGGCCAGGCACTCGGAGAGCGCCTGCTCCAGGAGCGCGAGCCCCTTGCCCTCCTGGGCCGAGACCCACACCACCTCGGGCCGACCCTCGCCGTCGCGCTCGATGCGCGGGGCGCTGTCGAGCAGGTCGATCTTGTTCATCACCTTCAGCGTCGGCAGATCGCGGGCGCCGATCTCCTCGAGCACCGTCTCCACCTGGTCGACGTTGAGCTCGCGGTCGGGGTCGGCGGCATCGATCACGTGGACCAGCAGGCTCGCCTCCGCGGCCTCCTGCAGGGTCGCGCGGAAGGCCTCGACCAGCTTGTGGGGCAGGTGCCGGATGAAGCCCACGGTGTCGGCGAGCACCACCGGACCGACGTCCTCGATCTCCACGCGTCTGAGCGTCGGGTCGAGGGTAGCGAAGAGCTGGTCGGCCGCATAGACCTCGGACGATGTCAGGGCGTTGAAGAGCGTGGACTTGCCGGCGTTGGTGTAGCCGACCAGCGAGACACTGGGGATCTCGGCCCGGGAGCGGGCCCGACGGTTCTGGCTGCGCTGGCTGCGCACCTTGTCGAGCCGCTTGTGAATCGCCTTGATGCGCGCCCTCAGCAGGCGGCGGTCGGTCTCGAGCTGGGTCTCGCCCGGCCCGCGCAGGCCGATGCCGCCCTTCTGGCGCTCCAGGTGGGTCCAGCCGCGCACCAGGCGCGTCGACATGTACTCGAGCTGGGCGAGCTCCACCTGCAGCTTGCCCTCATGGGTACGGGCACGCTGGGCGAAGATATCGAGGATCAGGCCGGTGCGATCGATCACCCGGCACTTGAGTTCGTGCTCGAGGTTGCGCTCCTGGGAGGGGCTGAGCGCGTGATTGAAGATCACCAGCTCGGCCTTGTGCACGTCCTTCGCTTCGCGCAGCTCCTCGAGCTTGCCCGAACCCAGGAAGGTGCGCGAGTCGGGGCGCTTGCGGCTGCCGGTCAGCAGCGTGGCGGACTCGGCGCCGGCCGAGCGCACCAGCTCGAGAAACTCTCCCGCGTCCTCGCGCTCCTGCTCGTCCTGGAAGTCCACATGGACGAGGACCGCCGTCTCACCGGCGTCGGGGCGTTCAAAAAACAATCAGTACCTCACGCATCAGAGTCCGACGGTGCGCCGGCATCCGGGGCCGGCAGGCGCACGTTGCGCGACGGCACCACGGTGGAAATCGCATGCTTGTAGACCATCTGGCTGACCGTGTTGCGCAGCAGGATGACGAACTGATCGAAGGACTCGATCTGCCCCTGCAGCTTGATGCCGTTGACCAGGAAAATCGATACCGGAATGCGCTCCTTGCGCAGGATGTTCAGGTACGGGTCTTGAAGGGACTGCCCTTTGGACATGTTGCTCTCCCTGATGTGTCTCTGGGGGTTGATGTTATGTCGGTCATGGTCGCTCCGGCCAGGGGCGACGCCATATGCCCTGAGGGGCCTGTCTACCCGGCCACCGAGAGCGTCATCTTACGCTAAGTGCCGAATTCGCGCACCAGTTTCAGCACCTCGCCCAGCGGGTCGGTGCCCCGGCTGTCGACCCAATGGAGCCCCGGCCAGCTGCGCATCCAGGTCAGCTGGCGCTTGGCCAGCTGGCGGGTTGCGATGATGCCGAGCCGTTCGAGCTCGCAGCGGTCGATCTCGCCCTCGAGGTAGGACCACACCTGGCGGTAGCCCACGCTCTTCATCGACGGCAGCGAGGGAGCGAGATCCCCCCGGGCCTTCAGGGCGGCCACCTCGTCGATCAGCCCGGCATCGAGCATGGCCCGGAAACGGCGGGCGATGCGCTCATGCAGCACGCCGCGATCGGCCGGCGCGAGGCCTATCGACAACGTGCGAAAGGGAAAGGTTTCCTGGCGCTGCTCATCCCACAACGCGCTGAGCGAGCGCCCCGCCAGGCGGTGCACCTCCAGCGCCCGGGTCAGGCGCTGGGGGTCGTTGGGGTGGATGCGCGCCGCCGAGGCGGGATCGACCCGGGCCAGCTCCTCGTGCAGGGAGGCCAGGCCGTGCTCGGCCACCTGGCGCTCGAGCTCGGCGCGCACCGCCGGGTCGGCGGCCGGCAGGTTGGCCACCCCCTCGAGCAGGCGCTTGAAGTACATCATGGTGCCACCGACCAGCAGCGGCACCCGCCCCGAGGCGCTGATGGCGAGCATCTCGCGCAGGGCGTCCTCGCGGAAATCGGCCGCCGAGTAGGGCTCGGCCGGATCGCGGAGGTCGATCAGCCGGTGCGGGGCGCGGGCGAGCTCCTCGGGCTCGGGCTTGGCGCTGCCGATGTCGAGGCCGCGATAGACCATCGCCGAGTCGACGCTGATCAGCTCGCAGCCGAGCCGCTCATGGAGCTCGATGGCGAGGTCGGTCTTGCCGGCGGCGGTGGGCCCCATCAGCAGGATGGCGGGGGGGCGATCGTCAGGCATTCAGGCTCCAGAGGAGACGCCCCCGGCGACAGGTCTGCGAGGAGGCGCTGTGAACCCATCCCTGGGCGCTACCGATTCCCTCCCTGGAATCGGACCTCCTCTTCGACCTGTCCCCGGTGTCTCCCATAAACAATCCAGTTCAGTACATCGAAGTTCACTGGCCCCGCAGAAACAGGCGGTCGAGTTCCTTCATGCTCATCTCGGTCCAGGTGGGGCGGCCGTGGTTGCACTGGCCACTGCGCTCGGTGCGCTCCATGTCGCGCAGCAGGGCGTTCATCTCCTCGAGGCCGAGCTGGCGATTGGCGCGCACGCTGCCGTGGCAGGCCATGGTCGCCAGCAGCTCGTTGATGCGCGCCTCGACCCGGTCGGAGCGCCCGTAGCGCTCCAGGTCGGCGAGCATGTCGCGCACCAGTGGCTCCACGTCGGCGTCGGCCAGCAGCGCCGGCACCTGACGCACCAGCAGCGTCTCGGGGCCGGCGGCGTCGAGCTCCACGCCGAGCCGCGAAAAGGCCTCCCGCTCGGCCTCGGCGGTGGCCACCTCGGCGGGACTCGCGGCCAGCGACACCGGCACCAGCAGCGGCTGCGCCTGCAGGCCGGCGCCGTCGCCGGCCTCGCCGTGCACCTGGGCCTTCATGCGCTCGTAGACGATGCGCTCGTGGGCGGCGTGCATGTCCACCACGACGAGGCCCCGCTCGGTCTGGGAGAGGATGTAGACGCCGTGCAGCTGGGCCACGGCGTAGCCCAGGGGCGGGGCCCGCGTGGCGTCCTCCTCGGGCATCGCCGGGCGCGGGCCCCCCGCCCCCTGGGCGGCACGACGCTCGTCCAGGGCCACGCCGGCGGCGCGGCCGCCCGAGGCGGGTGCGGCGGGCTGCGGGGTCAGCAGCGTCTCCTCGTGCTCGGGGTGCAGCGCCCGGTAGCCCTCCATGAAGGCGCGGACCCGGTCGGGGGTCACGCCCTCGCGGCCGTCACCGCCTCCGCCCCCTGCCGAGCCATGGCCGGGCAGCGCCATGGGCTGCTGCTGCCAGGCGGGCGCGGCCTCGCGCACGCCGCCGGCCGTAGCGGCCTCGGCGCCCTGCGGGCCTTGCCGCTCCTGCTCGCCGGACGCCTCCTCGTGCTCGCCGGGGCGCGCCTCGGCCAGCGCCCGGTGCAGGCTCGAGAACAGGAAGTCATGGACCATGCGCCCGTCGCGGAAGCGCACCTCGTGCTTGGTGGGGTGGACATTGACGTCCACCACCCGCGGGTCGACCTCCAGGTAGAGCACGAACACCGGATGGCGGCCGTGGAAGAGCACGTCGCGGTAGGCCTGGCGGATGGCGTGAGCGACCAGGCGGTCGCGCACCACGCGGCCGTTGACGAAGAAGTACTGCTGGTCGGCCTGGGCCCGGGAGTGGGTGGGCAGGCCGACCCAGCCCCACAGCCGCAGGCCGCCGACCTCGAGGTCCAGGTGCAGGGCGTTCTCCAGGAAGCCCTTGCCGAGCAGGGCGGCGAGGCGCCGCTCCCGGGTGACCGGGTCGTCGCCCGGCGGCAGCTGGTGGAGGGTCTTCTGGTTGTGGCGCAGCGTCCAGCCGATGTCGAAGCGCGACAGCGCCTGGCGCCGGAAGGCCTCCTCGACGTGGCCGAACTCGGTCTTCTCGGTGCGCAGGAACTTGCGCCGGGCCGGGGTATTGAAGAACAGGTCGCGCACCGTCACCGAGGTGCCGCGGGGGTGTGGGGCCGGCGTCACCCGCGGCTCCATGCGACGCCCCTCGGCGACCACGCGCCAGCCGCCCCGGGGGTCCTCGTCGACGTTGGACGTCAGCTCCAGGCGCGAGACCGAGCTGATGGAGGCCAGCGCCTCGCCGCGAAAGCCGAGGCTCGCCACCCCCTCGAGCTCCTCGAGGGAGAGGATCTTGCTGGTGGCGTGGCGCGACAGCGCCAGCGGCAGGTCCTCCTCGCCGATGCCGCTGCCGTCGTCTCGCACCCGAATCAGCCGGGCGCCGCCGCTCTCGAGCTCGACCTCGATGCGGCGACTGCCGGCATCGATGGCGTTCTCCACCAGCTCCTTGACCACCGAGGCGGGGCGCTCGACCACCTCGCCGGCGGCGATCTGGTTGGCCAGGCGGGGGTCGAGGATCTGGATGTGTCGTTGCTCAGGCATGTCGCTCCGGGCTTGGTCAGGCGAGTCGGGGGTCACGAACGAGGGATGCGCAGCACCTGCCCGACCCGGATCACGTCCCCGTTGAGCTCGTTGGCCTGGCGGATCTGGGCCACCGGCACGTCGTGCCGGGCGGCGATCTCCGAGAGGGTATCGCCGGGCTGGATACGGTACTCGTTGCTGGCGGTGCTGCGGCCATTGTCGCGCTGCCAGGCCAGCAGGCTGGCCGGCGGCGGGTTGCGCTGGAAGTGGCTGCGGATGCCGCCGAAGACGGCGTCCATCATCCGCTGCTGGTAGGCCCCGTCGCGCAGCCGGCGCTCCTCGTCCGGGTTCGAGATGAAGCCGGTCTCGACCAGCAGCGAGGGGATGTCCGGCGACTTGAGCACCACGAAGCCGGCCTGCTCCACCCGCGACTTGTGCAGCCGATTGACCCGCCCCATGCGATCCAGCACCTGGCCGCCGATGGTCAGGGAGTCGTTGAGGGTGGCGGTCATGGTCAGGTCGAGCAGCACGCCGCGCAGCACCTCGTCCTTGTCGTCCAGCGACAGGTTGCCGTCGACGCCGCCGATCAGGTCGGCCTCGTTCTCGCTGGCGGCCAGCCACTGGGCGGTCTCGGAGGTGGCGCCGCGCTGGGAGAGGGCATAGACGGAGCTGCCGTTGGGCCGCGGGCTGTCGAAGGCGTCGGCGTGGATCGAGACGAAGAAGTCGGCCTTCTGCTCCCGGGCGATCCGGGTGCGCTGGCGCAGCCCGACGTAGTAGTCGCCGTCGCGGATCATCACCGCACGGAAGCCCTCGGCGGCGTTGACCTGCCGGGCCAGGCGCTTGGCCATCTCCAGCACGATGTCCTTCTCGCGGGTGCCCGAGGGGCCGATCGCCCCGGGGTCCTCGCCGCCGTGGCCGGCGTCCACGGCGATGATGATGTCGCGCCGGGGATGGGGCGCGGCGGGCTCCATCACGTCGGGTGCGGCGACCTCGGCGGGGTTCTTGCCCTCGACCACGGCCTCGCTGCGGGCGCGCTGGGCGGCGATCTCCTGCTCGCGGATCATCGCCTCGATGGGGTCGATGGGATCCTCCACGGCGCTCTCGCCGGGATACTCCAGGTCGACCACCAGGCGATGGCCGTACTGATCGTTGGGGGCCAGGGTGAAGTGACGCGGCTCGATCTCCCGCTCGAGCTCGAGCACCACCCGCAGGCCATTGCCTTCGCGCACGCCGGTGCGCACGGTGCTGATGGCGCTGCCCTCCAGATCCAGGGCGTCGACGCGGGCGTTGAGCCGGCTGTCGTCGAGGTCGATCACCAGGCGGCGCGGGTTGTCGAGGCTGAAGACGTTGGCCTCGGCCGGCGAGGACATGTCGAAGACCAGGCGCGCATGGTCGGGCGCCGCCCAGAGGCGCAGGTTGTCGACGCTGGCGGCCTGGGCCAGGCTCGCGGCCAGGCCGAGCCCCAGCAGGCCGAGGCCGGCCAGCAGCCGCCTTGCGGAGTTCCGGGGCTTCATGACGCCGCGCTGCCTTCCTCGTTGCTCCGCGCGCTCGACAGCTCGGCCATGCCGGCCAGCCGCGCGAGCACCACGCGGCCGTGGGGGCTGCGGGCCTCGAGGCGCGCCTCCCGCCCCGCCTCGGCCAGGCTCAGGCGGACTTCCAGGTCCGGCGCGGGCAGCCAGCCCTCGCCGCGCTCCGGCCACTCGATCACGCAGAGCGCGTCGTCGGCGAGCAGGTCGCGACCACCGATGAACTCCAGCTCCTCGGGGTCGCCCAGGCGATAGAGGTCGAAGTGGTGCACCAGCACGTCGTCGAGGGCGTAGGGTTCCACCAGGGTGTAGGTCGGGCTCTTGACCGCGCCGGCGTGGCCATAGGCGCGCAGGATGCCGCGCGTCAGGGTGGTCTTGCCGGCGCCCAGCTCGCCGGTCAGGTGCACCCGACCATGGCCCTCGAGGGCCCGCCCCAGGCAGGCGCCGAAGGCGACCTGGCGGTCTTCGTCATCGAGTCGCAGCAGCATCGTCATCGCCCTTGCTATCACACACGGTCGGGTTGACCAGAATTCGTGCACAGGATGCCAGATCGCCGGCCAGCAGGCCACGCTCGCCGCCCTCCCGAGCCGCCCGGTCGGCGGCCAGGGCGTGCACCAGCACTCCCACCCGAGCCGCCGCCTCGGGCGCGAGCCCCTGGGCCAGCAGCGCGCCGAGGATGCCGGAGAGCGCATCGCCCATGCCGCCACTGGCCATGCCCGGGTTGCCGAAGGGGCAGACGGCGAGCCCCGAGGGCCCCGCGACCAGGGTGCCGGCGCCCTTGAGCACCACCACGCCGCCATAGCGGCGCCGCAGCTCCTGGGCCGCGGCGGGTCGGTCGGTTTCCACCTCGGCGGCGGTGGCGCCGAGCAGGCGCGCCGCCTCGCCGGGGTGCGGGGTGAGGATCCAGTCGTCGCGCCGCTCTCCTTTAAGTCGCGTGGCCAGCAGGTTGAGGGCGTCGGCGTCCACCACCAGCGGCTTCGAGGCCGCCAGCGCCGCCTGCAGCATGCCCTGCCCCCAGCTGCCCTGCCCCAGGCCCGGGCCGACCACCAGCACGTCGGCGGCCGCCGGCAGCGCGGGGAGATCACCGCTCCCGCGCACGCCGTGGACCATCACCTCGGGACGACGCACCAGGCTCGCGGTGACGTGCTCGGGGGCGGTGGCGAGGCTCACCTTGCCGGCGCCCAGCCGTGCGCAGGCCTCGGCGGCGAGCAGCGCTGCCCCGCCAAAGCCCGGCGCCCCGCCGAGCACCAGGGCGTGGCCGCAGTCGCCCTTGTGGGCGTCGCGCGCCCGGGGCGGCAGCCCGGCCCCGATCAGCGCGGGCTCCAGGCGGCGGGCGGCGGGGACGAGATCGGCCTCGGCCGCCGCATCCACGCCGAGGGCACAGAGCAGCGCCTCGCCGACATGCGCCGGGGCCGCGCCGGTGTAGAGCCCCAGCTTGTCGGCGATGAAGGTCACGGTGCGCGTCGCCCGGATCGCGGCGCCGAGCACCGCCCCGGTATCGGCGTGGAGCCCCGAGGGGATGTCGATGGCCAGCACCGGCCGGCCGCTTGCATTGACCGCCTCGATCGCCTCCCGGGCCGCCCCGCGCACCTCCCCGCCGAGCCCGGTGCCGAGCAGGGCGTCGACCACCACGTCGCCCTCGAGGGGCAGCCCCGCTCGCCAGGGCACGGCCGCCACCCCGGCCGCCGCGGCCATGTCGGCGGCACGGCGGGCGTCGCCGGCCAGGTCATCGGCCGGCTTGAGCAGCACGCGCTGCACGGCGAGCCCCTCGGCGGCGGCCAGCGCCGCCAGCACGTGGCCGTCGCCGCCGTTGTTGCCGCCGCCGCACAGCACGGTGAGCGCGCGCGCCTCGGGCCAGCGCGCCCGCAGCGCCTGCCAGGCGGCCGCCGCCGCGCGCTGCATCAGGGCGAAGCCCGCGATGCCGCCGGCGATGGTGCGCCGGTCGAGCTCGCGGACCTGCTCGGCGCGATAGAGGGGGCGCAGCGTCGGCGTGGGAGAATCGGCGGGCCGGGTCATGCGGTGTCTCCTGGGTCGGGATGCTTTACCATACCGAGTGTAAATTCTCTGCGCCCCACGCCAAGCCGCGGGGCCATTCTACATGGTGTTGTCTCGATCATGAGCCCAGTGTCCCCCGCCGGTGACGCCCCCGACATGACCGCCCTCGCCGAGAGGATCAAGACCTGGGGCCGCGAGCTCGGCTTCCAGCAGCTGGGCATCACCGACGTCGACATGGCCGAGGACGAGGCCCACCTCGAGGCCTGGCTGGCCGCCGGCCACCACGGCGAGATGGGCTTCATGGCCAAGCACGGCACCAAGCGCACCCGCCCGGAGGAGCTGGTCCCCGGCACCCGGCGGGTGATCAGCGTGCGCCTGGACTACCTGCCCGCCGAGGTGGAGACCACCAAGGTGCTGGGACGCCCGTCGCTCGCCTACGTCTCCCGCTACGCCACCGGGCGCGACTACCACAAGCTGATGCGCAAGCGGCTGGCGACGCTCGCCAAGTGGATCGAGGGCGAGGTGGGCAGCTTCGGCTATCGCGCCTTCGTCGACTCCGCCCCGGTGATGGAGCGCGCCCTGGCGCGCAAGGCGGGCCTCGGCTGGTTCGGCAAGAACGCCATGCTGCTCAACCCCAAGGCCGGCTCGCTGTTCTTCCTCGGTGAGCTCTATACCGACCTGCCGCTGCCGGTGGACGCCCCCTTCGAGACCGACCACTGCGGCAGCTGCAGCGCCTGTCGCACCGCCTGCCCCACCGGGGCGATCGTCGAGGACCGGGTGGTCGACGCCCGGGCCTGCATCTCGTACCTGACCATCGAGCTGTTCGGCGCCATCCCGGAGCGCTACCGCGCGGCCAT includes the following:
- the queG gene encoding tRNA epoxyqueuosine(34) reductase QueG; this translates as MSPVSPAGDAPDMTALAERIKTWGRELGFQQLGITDVDMAEDEAHLEAWLAAGHHGEMGFMAKHGTKRTRPEELVPGTRRVISVRLDYLPAEVETTKVLGRPSLAYVSRYATGRDYHKLMRKRLATLAKWIEGEVGSFGYRAFVDSAPVMERALARKAGLGWFGKNAMLLNPKAGSLFFLGELYTDLPLPVDAPFETDHCGSCSACRTACPTGAIVEDRVVDARACISYLTIELFGAIPERYRAAMGNRVFGCDDCQLVCPFTRFARVSREPDFAPRHDLDRASLVSLFAWGEEEFLEKTAGNPIRRIGYERWLRNLAVGLGNAPWSEAVEAALMARLAYPSDLVREHVRWALSRQRDKREARIASAG
- the tsaE gene encoding tRNA (adenosine(37)-N6)-threonylcarbamoyltransferase complex ATPase subunit type 1 TsaE, which codes for MLLRLDDEDRQVAFGACLGRALEGHGRVHLTGELGAGKTTLTRGILRAYGHAGAVKSPTYTLVEPYALDDVLVHHFDLYRLGDPEELEFIGGRDLLADDALCVIEWPERGEGWLPAPDLEVRLSLAEAGREARLEARSPHGRVVLARLAGMAELSSARSNEEGSAAS
- a CDS encoding NAD(P)H-hydrate dehydratase, translating into MTRPADSPTPTLRPLYRAEQVRELDRRTIAGGIAGFALMQRAAAAAWQALRARWPEARALTVLCGGGNNGGDGHVLAALAAAEGLAVQRVLLKPADDLAGDARRAADMAAAAGVAAVPWRAGLPLEGDVVVDALLGTGLGGEVRGAAREAIEAVNASGRPVLAIDIPSGLHADTGAVLGAAIRATRTVTFIADKLGLYTGAAPAHVGEALLCALGVDAAAEADLVPAARRLEPALIGAGLPPRARDAHKGDCGHALVLGGAPGFGGAALLAAEACARLGAGKVSLATAPEHVTASLVRRPEVMVHGVRGSGDLPALPAAADVLVVGPGLGQGSWGQGMLQAALAASKPLVVDADALNLLATRLKGERRDDWILTPHPGEAARLLGATAAEVETDRPAAAQELRRRYGGVVVLKGAGTLVAGPSGLAVCPFGNPGMASGGMGDALSGILGALLAQGLAPEAAARVGVLVHALAADRAAREGGERGLLAGDLASCARILVNPTVCDSKGDDDAAATR